From Hylaeus volcanicus isolate JK05 chromosome 2, UHH_iyHylVolc1.0_haploid, whole genome shotgun sequence, the proteins below share one genomic window:
- the LOC128872567 gene encoding NADH dehydrogenase [ubiquinone] 1 beta subcomplex subunit 1 — protein sequence MSAASKRLLIKAYAQYLAGIAVAGTLGFYYNRMESERLSCYRDKSALFGRELKPGEAPSWP from the coding sequence ATGTCAGCAGCATCAAAACGATTACTTATAAAAGCGTATGCTCAATATTTAGCAGGTATAGCAGTAGCTGGCACACTTGGATTTTATTACAATCGTATGGAGTCGGAAAGGTTGTCCTGTTATCGGGATAAATCTGCTCTGTTCGGGAGAGAATTGAAACCTGGAGAGGCTCCATCTTGGCCGTAA